The following are from one region of the Nymphalis io chromosome 21, ilAglIoxx1.1, whole genome shotgun sequence genome:
- the LOC126776934 gene encoding uncharacterized protein LOC126776934, whose product MDAVYPAAASVLARGRRRRRTEPRQRHRTMPVTFAEIKEVDEEKEMDEEAHGTSVVSVATAAEERRRRPDLLEERLGREFAEFRRRRARRDHFHEPDELAISSSPPAACAPSPLSRASSEPSPTTTTNPS is encoded by the exons ATGGACGCTGTATACCCTGCCGCAGCTTCGGTGCTGGCGCGCGGTCGACGCCGGCGGCGCACCGAGCCCCGGCAGCGTCATCGCACCATGCCCGTAACCTTCGCGGAAATCAAG GAGGTAGACGAAGAAAAAGAGATGGACGAAGAGGCGCACGGTACCAGCGTTGTGAGCGTAGCGACCGCAGCAGAGGAACGTCGACGTAGGCCAGACCTTCTCGAAGAACGTCTCGGCCGGGAGTTTGCAGAGTTCCGACGAAGACGTGCACGTCGAGATCATTTCCACGAGCCCGACGAACTCGCAATATCCTCCTCGCCGCCCGCTGCATGTGCGCCGTCGCCGCTGTCGCGAGCCAGTAGCGAGCCGAGCCCGACCACGACCACCAACCCTTCTTGA
- the LOC126776926 gene encoding thioredoxin-like protein 4A, translated as MSYMLGHLHNGWQVDQAILSEEDRVVVIRFGHDWDPTCMKMDEVLYSIAEKVKNFAVIYLVDITEVPDFNKMYELYDPCTVMFFFRNKHIMIDLGTGNNNKINWPLEDKQEMIDIIETVYRGARKGRGLVVSPKDYSTKYRY; from the exons ATGAGTTACATGTTGGGACACTTACACAATGGATGGCAAGTGGATCAGGCTATACTGTCAGAAGAAGACCGTGTTGTC GTTATTAGATTTGGACATGACTGGGACCCAACCTGCATGAAGATGGATGAAGTGTTATACAGCATTGCTGAAAAAGTGAAGAATTTCGCTGTCATCTACCTTGTCGATATAACAGAAGTtcctgattttaataaaat GTACGAGTTGTATGATCCATGCACAGTGATGTTCTTCTTCCGCAATAAGCACATAATGATAGATTTGGGCACGggaaacaataacaaaatcaatTGGCCTCTTGAAGACAAACAGGAGATGATAGACATCATTGAGACAGTCTATCGGGGTGCAAGAAAAGGTCGTGGTTTAGTTGTTTCACCCAAAGattattcaacaaaatatagATACTGA